A window from Bacteroidota bacterium encodes these proteins:
- a CDS encoding ribonuclease Z translates to MISVTILGNNSAVPAFDRHPTSQVVSLDGTNYLVDCGEGTQIQMIKYKIRRGKISHIFISHLHGDHYFGLVGLINTFSLLSHQQDLHVFGPSQLQEIIELQLKVAETNLSYKLHFHTITEEAVLVDDNKIKISCFRTNHRIECYGFVFEEKRKPRKLDPDKAIEYEIPSSFYERLRDGEDYLRKDGVIVKNELVTTNALKGDKYSFCGDTKYDESIIPHIKYSDMIYHETTYLDNLRERATERFHSTTKQAATIAKKAEVKRLLIGHFSSKYPELDEFEIEAREVFENTDLALEGVTYQV, encoded by the coding sequence ATGATCTCCGTAACCATATTAGGAAACAATTCAGCAGTACCAGCATTTGACCGGCACCCTACCAGCCAGGTAGTCAGTCTTGACGGCACAAATTATCTTGTAGACTGCGGTGAGGGTACCCAAATCCAAATGATAAAATATAAGATCAGGCGGGGCAAGATCTCCCATATTTTTATTTCTCACCTGCATGGCGACCATTATTTTGGACTGGTTGGCCTGATAAACACTTTTAGCCTTTTAAGCCATCAGCAGGATTTGCATGTATTTGGCCCATCTCAACTCCAGGAGATCATCGAGCTGCAATTGAAGGTGGCAGAAACAAATCTTTCTTATAAACTCCATTTTCATACCATAACAGAAGAAGCAGTACTGGTGGATGACAATAAAATAAAAATAAGTTGCTTTCGTACCAATCATCGTATCGAATGCTATGGATTTGTTTTTGAAGAAAAAAGAAAGCCAAGAAAACTCGATCCTGATAAAGCGATTGAATATGAAATACCATCTTCTTTTTATGAAAGGTTGAGAGATGGTGAAGATTACTTACGGAAGGATGGAGTGATCGTTAAGAATGAGTTGGTGACAACTAATGCGCTGAAAGGAGATAAATATTCATTTTGTGGCGATACCAAATATGATGAATCCATCATTCCGCATATTAAATATTCGGATATGATCTATCATGAAACCACTTATCTCGATAACCTGCGTGAAAGAGCAACAGAAAGATTTCACTCCACTACCAAACAAGCAGCAACGATCGCAAAAAAAGCAGAAGTAAAAAGGTTATTGATCGGCCACTTCAGCAGTAAATACCCAGAGCTCGATGAATTTGAGATAGAAGCAAGAGAGGTTTTTGAAAATACGGACCTCGCATTGGAAGGAGTTACTTACCAGGTATGA
- a CDS encoding T9SS type A sorting domain-containing protein produces the protein MKLFFTGFFLIGFSFFISAQSPLPCINDCVSSSAIDNCAGSRISDFKNGALFSSPSSCPDGSCAGSVWRFPAITVAGGVINATVTIDELINARIDKIDDDAATDNNGDSKTSLLAPRISPDIPLNGVDRKGYVQFTVRFFSANIGDGYSLLLNLANLSVYQYDVDGDNAGNVNIGNNGSWFRETAVLKSKDVANPSILLDQQTELNTIEFMEGADKWVGSMSALCSKTGLSGCAQNISAAKFTKPQYSITLRLGYDYNAGGNIGQPSTQFGVKFGCFSIPSSIQLPVNMYEFNAKRNNSNVLLDWATTYESLNQGFRVQRKTNNIDFEDVAFVPSQALGGNSQIKLTYRYNEVNNFKGVSQYRIIQTDMENKIRVSETRSVAGESSKHNLVIYPNPSTDGVVNLVFENSRSLRDAVLSNMFGQQLKKWSSISSNTIVLENLIPGVYHFSVINSDTGEMQNAKFVVNK, from the coding sequence ATGAAACTATTTTTTACCGGTTTTTTTTTAATAGGATTTTCTTTTTTCATTTCTGCCCAATCACCATTGCCCTGCATTAATGATTGTGTGTCTTCATCTGCAATAGATAATTGCGCCGGTAGCAGAATTAGCGATTTTAAAAACGGGGCTTTATTTTCTTCACCTTCATCCTGTCCTGATGGTTCATGTGCTGGTTCCGTTTGGCGTTTCCCTGCAATCACTGTAGCCGGCGGAGTAATTAATGCTACTGTTACAATCGATGAACTAATAAATGCCCGCATAGATAAAATTGATGATGATGCAGCAACAGATAATAACGGTGATTCAAAAACTTCTTTATTAGCGCCACGCATCAGCCCGGATATTCCACTGAACGGTGTGGATAGAAAAGGATATGTTCAGTTTACGGTGCGTTTTTTTTCCGCCAATATCGGTGACGGATATTCATTGCTGCTGAACCTTGCAAACCTTTCAGTTTACCAGTACGATGTGGATGGAGATAATGCCGGAAATGTTAATATAGGAAATAATGGAAGTTGGTTCAGAGAAACGGCGGTTTTAAAATCAAAGGATGTGGCCAATCCTTCAATACTACTGGATCAGCAGACTGAACTGAATACAATTGAATTTATGGAAGGCGCAGACAAATGGGTGGGAAGTATGAGTGCCTTGTGTAGTAAAACAGGTTTATCAGGTTGTGCTCAGAATATTTCAGCAGCAAAATTCACAAAACCACAATACAGCATTACTCTTCGTTTAGGTTATGATTATAATGCTGGCGGAAATATCGGTCAGCCATCAACACAGTTCGGGGTTAAGTTCGGATGTTTTAGTATACCCAGCAGTATACAACTGCCAGTAAACATGTATGAGTTTAATGCCAAAAGAAATAACAGCAATGTATTGCTTGATTGGGCTACAACATACGAAAGTCTTAACCAGGGATTCCGGGTTCAGCGGAAAACAAATAATATCGATTTTGAAGATGTGGCCTTTGTTCCCAGCCAGGCACTAGGTGGTAATAGCCAGATAAAACTGACTTACCGGTATAATGAGGTAAATAATTTTAAAGGCGTATCGCAGTATAGGATCATCCAGACAGACATGGAGAATAAGATCCGGGTAAGTGAGACAAGATCGGTAGCAGGTGAATCTTCAAAACACAATCTTGTTATTTACCCTAATCCATCAACTGATGGAGTTGTTAATCTTGTATTTGAAAACTCCCGTTCTCTCAGGGATGCAGTATTAAGTAATATGTTTGGTCAGCAGCTAAAAAAATGGAGCAGCATTTCGTCCAACACAATAGTGCTTGAAAATTTAATACCGGGTGTTTATCACTTCAGTGTTATTAATAGCGATACAGGGGAAATGCAGAATGCCAAATTTGTGGTAAACAAGTAG
- a CDS encoding STAS domain-containing protein has translation MNFKIDTKDKFHVITVAGPILSAVMAEQLSKDLASILNTSNKNIILSLKEVQETDVQAGELLVQLQQKFYDQNASFVICEIGKEVEELLDGKNLLELINSTPTESEAWDIVQMEEIEREFLDNDGL, from the coding sequence ATGAACTTCAAAATAGATACCAAAGATAAATTTCATGTCATCACGGTTGCCGGGCCTATCCTTTCTGCTGTTATGGCAGAACAATTGTCCAAAGACCTAGCCAGTATTCTTAATACCTCCAATAAAAACATTATTCTGTCACTCAAAGAAGTGCAGGAAACTGATGTACAAGCTGGGGAATTGCTGGTACAACTACAACAAAAGTTTTACGATCAAAATGCTTCATTTGTAATTTGCGAAATCGGGAAAGAAGTGGAAGAGCTCCTGGATGGCAAAAACCTTTTGGAATTAATTAACAGTACTCCTACAGAATCGGAAGCATGGGACATTGTGCAGATGGAAGAAATAGAAAGGGAATTTCTTGATAACGATGGTTTATAA